The Musa acuminata AAA Group cultivar baxijiao chromosome BXJ3-6, Cavendish_Baxijiao_AAA, whole genome shotgun sequence region TTCCATGAAGAGGTCGAGGATTTCAACAGAAGTATAGTCaaaatcaaggtatgcaataccgtaccgtaccggtgtttcgaggttagctcagtacggtacggtaccagtgtaccgagcggtacaccagggcgtactgagcactgtagcactactacagtataatactgtagcactgtagcggtaccgagcagtccgcgtaccggtatgccgtcggaccggtacataccgcctgtaccgggcaataccattcggtactgcataccatacTCAAAATTAAGTCAGTTCTATCTAGAATGTACTATATGTAGATGAAAGTCAATAAGCATTCAAGATCTACAAATTGAATGTGATTGGAAGTAAATCTCTTCACTAAAACTGGTGTTCAAACAATTGACATAATAACAAATGGTATGAAGATGAACTCCCATAGATAGTGGAAGTACATAACAAATTAATTCATTGTTTTTTCATATAAATTGTCATATTGTtatggacttagctagaattgtctAAGTCATAAGGCACCCTTATGGCAATGTTACGGActtgctagaattgcctaagtcatgaggcacccttacgccaatatcacggacttagctgaacttgcctaagtcgtgaagcacccttgcaccTATGTCTCGGACTTAGCTACgattgcctaagtcataaggCTCCCTTGCATTATCCGTCCGCAAAAGGTTAACCTAGTTGTAACCTCACTCGGATCCcgtaggacctgtaaaagagcaaattgattagttcgaaagcaaGTGGCGGACAAGTCCTGACATCTCATGAAGAGGAcacctttacaagcaattcaacaaacacttggtgtgcaagagagaaaggaaaaaacaaagactttagaaggcaAACGAACAGTCGCAAGTCCACAAACTCTTGCTCACTGAATGTCGGGCGCGATGGCAAGTTCCCATAGACTTAATGTGCGAACTTCTGAAATCCAATCAATTTCCAACACTACCCAATACCCCTATCCAGCCAAGTGCCACCTGGgggtttccagggtgctgagatggctgacgttttagcACTACTCCACAGCTTGTAGAAAACAagtcgtggcacgcgaaaacgaaatcATTTTGTAGCAGTTTTACTTGTCATGGTGAGCGATCACTCTACAACGCTGCGATATGTTCTCGcttacagttttcaaacaaaacaCACAAAACAAGGTAAAACACACTACCAAGCATTTGTACAAGCAAACAAAAGCGACAAATGGTTCGTTGACAAATATGTTGTAGGTGTGCAATGATCGTTTGTGACAATATGGCATAACTCACTTGCTCAAGCTAAGTTATAAATGTTTCAAGTAGAAACTTTCCCAACTTTACCTTTGATATGTACTAAGTTTGTACCAATAAGTATCTACCTTTTTAAACATCCAAAGAAGCATCAATGTCACATCCTCTAAGCCTATGAAGTACGAAAAGAATGATTCAAATGATGTCAATGAATGTTGGTCATGGTGTGCTTGCTTATTAAGTCATGTACTAAATCTCACTATTGTAGATTAGCCACCAAAGCCATAGGAGCAGTGTTCTAGATTTATCATGTCAACGAGCAGAAGATAGGGTTTATCTAGAATGTGCTCAGGCGACCTACAAATGTAGTAATTAGAAGAGGTAAAACGATTATTGTTAATAGTATAAGAAAAGACCcaagaagacctaaaaagactttaataaaaactataaataaaggtcTAAATACTCTTAACTTTACAGATCTCAATAGTAGCAAAAAAGTCATGTaatcaaccccaaatagttggggctttacgactttgttgttgttgttcttgatAAGcaaaagagaggatgaaaaacttctgACACAATATATGAAAGTTGATGAAGAAGCAAGGTGTTCTGTAGTGGTTGTGAGTCTCATAAATTATTATGATTTGCATTAAGGCCGACGATGACACAAACATGAAGCCAGTTTGAGATTGATATCAAAATAATAGGAGAAATGGGGCATTCATAAGGATCACAAGCAATCAATGTAAATAATAGAAAAGTACATAAATGTGGTCAAACCTTGGTCCCTCTCCTATCAGCATGGTGCATCTCTATTGCTTATTAAGCCACAGAATAGCCTTATTGACCATTAATTGAATCCAAATATTGATAGACTCAGCACAGTTCAGCCTAGGATAGTTTGGTGCAGTCTCTTAACACATGTTAATCTAGCATGGTCGAGACCTGTCCAGCTTAGTACAACAATCCATCGATCAGAGGAGAACTCCTACACATTTTGTGGAGGAGAAAAGCTAAATTTTGAAAGAGAATGGACATATAAAAATTGAGGACAGGCCTTGGTACAATagtaaggttgctcctttgcgGACTGCGAGATCAGAGTTCGAGGCACGAAAAAACCTCTCTATATTTAGAGGGAAGGTTGCAGATATTGACTCTCCCCAGACCCCACATTGGCGGGAGCCTCGTGCATGGGTAAGCTCATTATACACTAGGTACGCCCTTTTTTCAATGGACAACTCAAAACTAATATGTGAGAACGAAAAATTATCTTCTCAATTCAATTCTAGTTAAGTTGAATGGAGCTAGTTGACCAAGCTATCTTACCAAATTTTAGTAACAAAATATTCTTTTCCTATTATTTTAGGATTGGTTTTTGTCATTAATCTCAAGCTATTTCTTTAAGTCTTTCCTTGTTTTAAATTCTACCTGGTGTACAAGGAAACTAATGAGAATTAGGTACAAGTTAGGTAATCAATATAGGATTGTAGCAGATTTGCAATGAGACAACTTATGAAATTTACAAAAGACATCCTAAACTAAttaaaattattcaaaaataaataaataaaaaaggtccTGCATCCAACTGTGCTGTATAAtcatcaaaaaggaaaaaagtagAAAATTCTGCAGCGAGAAGGGTGGCAGCCACAGCAGGCCAGCTACTGCAAACCAGTCTGATGAAGGTTACTAACTGCAGCACAGCCTGATATGGGTCAGATGCAGCAGGACAGCCCGCAGGTCAGTTGCTAACTACAGGCTTGCTGCAGGCCACCTGCAAACCTGCAGCCTAGGAAGACTGCTGGCTGCAGGCCTTGCAGATACTGGCTCAGCAGAAGCTGCAGCCTGAGTCCAGCAACTCAGTAACCTTGATCGCAACATGAATTTGGAaatgaattgaatttgaatatgAATCCCATATAGAAGCAGATTCATTATCACTTCTTTTGTTAACATACTATTCCATTGATTCGTGATGCCTTTGCCAACTCATCCTACGTATCAAATTTATTGGTTTTCTTAGTTCTTCAACATACATGATTGCATTTCTTTCCCTCATATGTTTTAAGTTGTATTAATATCTATAAATGCTTATGATAATATTGACATAAATAAACGAACAAATGAACAAGATCAATGAATGATGTTATATGACATTATTCCCTGCTCAAGGCAAGCAGGTCATATGGCATAGTAGGCTAAGTAGGCTATCAATTGTTATGGCTCGGTAGGGGAATTATGGTGGTGGAACATCGTGCCATCATTTTCTGTGAGTACAATATGGATTCATCCATTTCGAGATATCATGTCTTTACTTGTGCATCAATGTTGGATGATAAGTATGTTTATGTGCTATGTGGCATACTAGATGAAGTGTGATCCATTATGATGCATGTTATATAACTTTGCATTGTTTCTAGCATATTTCATTTCATTGTGTTCATTGCATTGAACCTCATTGGTGTGTACTTTTGGATATATGAATTTCTATCCTAAAGTTCCCCACTCAACAATGTGGCGAAAATGAAATTACGACCATAAATTAACAAGACATCATGAATACACTTGATGATCCAATATCTCTAGGTAGATGTCTTTTCGGAAAATAGCTTTTATTTTTCATACCTAGATGTAGCTAGAGTTTTAACATAACCAGAATGACTTGTTCTAGTATACCCTGTTATAGACAAATATATTTGGAACATCAGACACATAAACCACAATTGAGGTCAATCTGGTAAGGTAAGACGGCAGTTCATTTATCTAGTCTTTCTTCCAAACAATTTAGGGCTCATAAGGGGAGAAGATGATATGGGAAGGCCCAAGcccaaaatgcaaatcaatgggAACCGTACGTGCAGAACAATCTAAAGTTGACATTTGTTTCCTATGCCATAACATAGTCTTCTGTCAAGACATTGTGACCCTGCCAAAGAATCAATACCCAACCCAATTTGAGGGATCAAGGTTGGATTACTTGACACATATCCTGCAATAAGTGCCCTAGTtcgtataaaaatatcaaaagattCCTTGGCCTGAGGTACGTACACGATCCTTCCATTTATCCTACTAAATTAAGCATTGGAGGGCTTGTAAGAGGCATCTCGTGCCTTCTAAGCATCTGGTTGGTAATGCATGTTATCCTTCGGAGTTGATCAATAATCAGTTAAGTAATGAAGTCAGTTCCATCTTATCCCCAAAATAAACAATCTAGTTCCAGCTGCAACACCCAGAACTTTATTTTGCAATGTTGGGAAAACAAAAAGGAAACGTGTTAAGCATCAAAAGTGAAACCATAAGAGTatccacaaaaaaaaaatgatgttccTCTATAAAGATCCTTATGCGATGCAAGAGATAGAAGATGTAACACAAACACATTTAATTAAAGAAATTTTCAGTCAGAAACTTGTAACCAAAATGAAGAAAGCAAATAACAAACCTAGATGTTCAGCACAAAAATGAAAAGTGCCCATTCAAGAAAAGAACCCTGGTGACAATATGAAGCATTGCTaagcttaaaaattttatattccaATATAATAATAGATTAATTTTACGTAAGATGAAAATCCTCGTTAGCATCAGCTGAGATCAGGATTACCTAAACAGATATGCCCGTTGCTATAGATGTGCGGATGAAGAGGCGCAGGATGAAGAAATATGACCTGATCAAAACCCAATAATTATAAACTTAGTTCTAATGAACCGAAAAAAGTAACCTTTATCAAGAACATCTCAACCATCCATCACCTGCGGGGCTTCCATGGGGTAATGCTCCGGAAAATCGACCTGAAGCTGGTAGGTCTCGTTCGCATACAACGTACCCGGCGCCCCAGCCACTTCAATGACCCATctttaaaccaaaaaaaaaaaggtaattagAGAAAATAGGTTCCATCAAacgaaggatggaatatgacatGGGAAAACAAGGCCCAAGACGGAACCTTTGGAGGTTATCAGTAGCCTTATGCTTGAAGCCGGCCGGGGGGTTGACCTGCCACTCCGCCAGCTCCTTCTGGAGCCTGTTGCATGCGATCTTGCTCAAGGACTGCAAGACGATCGACCGAATGAGGTGAGTTCCGGCAATATCGGAAGACGGAAATAAAGCGCAGGGGGAACtgggaagagaggaggaggaacggAGATCGGAAGGGGATTACGAAGAGAATtcgggaggagaaggagaaggaagaagacgaaCCTTGCGCGAAGGAGCGGAGGAGCTGGTCATGCTTCGGCGGCAGCGGCGGGGAAAGACacagaagagaggagaaaaaggcCGACTTTTTGTCCTTCGACTCAAGTGTTCCTCGTTTTGTCCATCCGTTGCTTGTTTCACAAGTTTACAACACTCACTCAGACCAACTCGATGCAGTATAAATTATGAATCTGATTGGTCGATTTATGGGGTTTTGGGGAAAAAAATCCCAAATTTTAGGGTAACATTTCCATTTctatatttttcaaaaagagtTTATTTCCTTTacagaaagattaaaaaaaaattcttaaaagaggttTCTGTCCAAATCCAATTTGAAGTAAATTAGGGTTCAGTATTTGTTTTTTAATATAGAGTTACAATATTCTTAGTCTAAAGTATTTTTGTAATAAAGTTATaatgttttttatttataatatttttaaataaaattatagtcttctaaaccaaaaaaatattataatttttacaaaaaaaatatttagaccTAAATTTAAGACAAAGTGAGATATTAAAACTTTTATCATGGTTTATTTTAAAACATgttaattttcattcaaaatcattcaaattatcaatcaaattgatatatattgttactgaaaatttaattaatcaaaattaagTGACAATGTATATGTTTTtattagaaatataatattttactgcaaatatgttttataatatcttttttttaataaataaaatacatattataatattttttaaaaaaaatataggcATAAATTTATGGTTACGTCAAAAAAAACAAAGACTTAACACAATAAatc contains the following coding sequences:
- the LOC135639449 gene encoding probable ubiquitin-conjugating enzyme E2 16 gives rise to the protein MTSSSAPSRKSLSKIACNRLQKELAEWQVNPPAGFKHKATDNLQRWVIEVAGAPGTLYANETYQLQVDFPEHYPMEAPQVIFLHPAPLHPHIYSNGHICLDILYDSWSPAMTVSSVCISILSMLSSATMKQRPADNDHYVKNCRNGRSPKETRWWFHDDKV